In Alkalihalobacillus sp. TS-13, the following are encoded in one genomic region:
- a CDS encoding cysteine hydrolase family protein produces the protein MVKALVVIDYTNDFVADDGRLTCGEAGQSIERRITELTQSFVEAGEYVIFAVDVHEEKDPHHPESTLFPAHNIRGTSGRFQYGELGEYYEKVKDRVYWMDKTRYSAFAGTDLELKLRERGIQEIHLVGVCTDICVLHTAVDAYNKGFKIVVHEDAVQTFNPSGHEWALDHFKNTLGANVVKAAEGSNVTK, from the coding sequence ATCGTGAAGGCTTTGGTTGTCATTGATTATACGAATGATTTTGTCGCAGATGATGGCCGTTTGACGTGTGGAGAAGCTGGTCAATCGATAGAAAGGCGAATCACCGAATTGACCCAGTCTTTTGTCGAAGCTGGTGAATATGTCATCTTTGCTGTGGATGTCCATGAAGAAAAAGACCCGCATCATCCTGAGAGTACATTGTTTCCAGCCCATAATATACGCGGAACATCGGGTCGTTTCCAGTATGGTGAGCTTGGTGAATACTACGAAAAGGTTAAGGACCGCGTCTATTGGATGGATAAGACCAGATACAGTGCGTTTGCTGGGACCGACCTGGAGTTGAAACTACGAGAGCGTGGGATTCAGGAAATCCACCTCGTTGGTGTTTGTACGGACATCTGTGTATTGCATACAGCTGTTGACGCTTATAACAAAGGATTCAAAATCGTTGTCCATGAGGACGCGGTGCAAACATTCAATCCGTCAGGTCACGAGTGGGCACTCGATCATTTTAAAAATACCCTTGGTGCTAATGTAGTGAAGGCAGCAGAAGGTTCGAATGTCACGAAATAA
- a CDS encoding GNAT family N-acetyltransferase yields MGKELINKTIAEFKSRGWDSMLIWVLEENESKYFYEKMGGKEAGRDQLQIEGQFHTEIAYGWAELK; encoded by the coding sequence ATCGGGAAAGAGCTTATCAATAAAACGATAGCTGAATTCAAATCGCGCGGTTGGGATTCGATGCTGATCTGGGTGTTGGAAGAAAACGAATCGAAGTATTTCTATGAAAAAATGGGTGGAAAAGAAGCAGGACGGGATCAATTGCAAATCGAAGGGCAGTTTCATACGGAAATTGCTTATGGCTGGGCTGAACTGAAGTAG
- a CDS encoding GNAT family N-acetyltransferase, with product MIRRAKREDIGQIAEVHVASWKTTYRGIVSDTFLDSLTSEQKISQWTRNLEQDDSILLVAVEAGQVVGFVSAGKSRSDHFPFEAEIYAIYILKDY from the coding sequence TTGATACGGAGAGCCAAAAGGGAAGACATCGGCCAGATCGCCGAAGTACATGTTGCAAGTTGGAAAACGACTTATCGGGGGATTGTCTCGGATACATTCCTAGATTCATTAACATCTGAACAGAAAATATCACAATGGACGCGAAATTTAGAACAAGATGATTCGATTTTACTCGTGGCTGTTGAAGCTGGACAAGTGGTCGGGTTTGTTAGCGCTGGAAAAAGCAGAAGTGATCATTTCCCTTTTGAAGCTGAGATTTATGCCATTTACATATTAAAAGATTATTAG
- a CDS encoding DUF3298 and DUF4163 domain-containing protein, with product MFDPIKPVKIITIKNEKGSTKVSYPKIVGMKNMKVEGQINKAIRKVVNQLKEEAEEPDTSVTITYSIKANRNGVLSLIILLDFYKEHAAHPMQVRRALTFSTLSGHNFTFSELFNPNSYYKTRLTRYVSDYIKAEHIPIFDQPPKVSDKQEYYLTDEALVLFYQLYEYTPYAYGFLEIPVPFEIVMPMLSRHSPIRQLTSR from the coding sequence ATGTTTGATCCGATCAAGCCGGTGAAAATAATCACCATTAAAAATGAAAAAGGTTCTACCAAAGTGAGTTACCCGAAAATTGTCGGGATGAAGAATATGAAAGTAGAAGGTCAGATCAATAAAGCCATACGTAAAGTCGTGAATCAATTGAAAGAAGAAGCGGAAGAACCCGATACAAGTGTCACCATTACGTATTCAATCAAAGCGAACCGTAACGGTGTTTTAAGCTTGATCATCCTATTAGACTTTTACAAGGAACACGCAGCCCATCCAATGCAAGTACGGAGAGCCTTGACATTTTCCACTTTGTCAGGTCATAATTTCACATTTTCGGAACTATTCAATCCGAACAGCTACTATAAGACGAGATTAACTCGTTATGTCAGTGATTATATTAAAGCTGAACATATCCCGATTTTCGATCAGCCGCCAAAAGTGTCAGATAAACAAGAATACTATTTGACCGATGAGGCACTGGTATTGTTTTACCAGTTATATGAGTATACACCTTATGCTTACGGATTCCTCGAAATTCCAGTTCCATTCGAAATCGTGATGCCGATGCTTTCGCGACACAGTCCGATCCGTCAGTTGACATCCAGATAA
- a CDS encoding DEAD/DEAH box helicase has product MFTYYHLQMTFIPSLDERGKFLIWVTRPNGEPISISKSRLQWLLGESGLSHVFTSEQEECKTLMVEWDEEFYEVEGMLVDMWRVYLYLQKPVAHRTEGSFYFGESFVYWETVARSIEMLIRGGQYFPTIYEISKEKRHYVYAQWMLSRKVLEGGAMSNWLKTASPLIFSFEHLSTFPIREWQNLMLDIWADQVLKLFLTSGPEIDLEQGDGEIMRIWEKALLNSNASFFHIVETKDEIQKLHVLIREVRKWHSPLSSDSYRTLEKGLLHFKQQFIQTGFNAISMEIDCFPLSDESMSSWAIRIYVKGTEQEEELRVPLDDPKVIRSHIKGWVDDRLNYLVQMDDLLYKSQRQIKEFGSTEITLDTLRALHGNLSVLKSMEINLTFPAGWSFRSLENKDVKVTLNVKNNSDQGIGLSSLLDFDWQIAIGDIQMSVEDFKRLVRSQAYIIQRDDTWIMLPQSKIDQIYDEISEMEPLVRNKSSFATLVGVASKNNDFESDIDFQIDREVHDYLENFLAPTEEKYEIPETFNGILRPYQKKGFQWLRSHRDRRIGVCLADDMGLGKTIQAISYLLDSGQEDGPHLIVCPTSVLGNWKREFERFAPSLNVSIHHGADRAQDELAFQQFLHGQDVIITSYALVLRDHDLFKDLQWNTMILDEAQMIKNPTTKQSKIVRSLKAVHRIALTGTPMENRLEELWSICDFLNPGYLGNRTSFSQQFIRPIEKEGNTERVEVLKRLIQPFLLRRSKMQTSIVEELPEKTETKIHCQLTKEQASLYQMVVDQIREKLLKATGMERRGTILGGITRLKQVCNHPALLTWEEPHAAHSGKITKFLDILREDVKEEEKALVFTQYVKMGEMLEKLLVKEEPDIKVFFLHGGIPSKKREQLLIKFRENRKKCVFILSIKAGGVGLNLTEANHVIHLDRWWNPAVENQATDRAYRIGQEQNVQVYKMITQGTLEEGIDRLIDRKSELTSQIVNHEDQWVTEMSDNEFIELIQLREKVLNS; this is encoded by the coding sequence ATGTTTACATATTATCACTTGCAAATGACATTCATACCATCCCTCGATGAAAGAGGGAAGTTCTTGATCTGGGTGACCAGACCGAATGGAGAGCCGATCTCCATCAGCAAATCTCGCTTGCAATGGTTATTAGGAGAATCAGGTCTCTCTCATGTTTTTACAAGTGAACAAGAAGAATGCAAAACACTCATGGTCGAATGGGACGAGGAGTTTTACGAAGTTGAGGGAATGCTCGTCGATATGTGGCGGGTCTATTTGTATTTACAGAAGCCAGTCGCACATCGGACAGAAGGGTCCTTTTATTTCGGTGAGAGCTTCGTCTACTGGGAAACTGTAGCCCGAAGCATCGAAATGCTGATCCGAGGAGGGCAATACTTTCCGACGATTTATGAAATCTCGAAAGAAAAGCGCCACTATGTATATGCACAATGGATGTTGTCTCGAAAGGTACTTGAAGGTGGCGCTATGTCCAATTGGCTGAAAACGGCTTCGCCGCTCATTTTTTCGTTTGAACACTTGTCGACATTTCCGATTCGCGAATGGCAGAATTTGATGCTCGATATCTGGGCTGATCAAGTATTGAAGCTATTTCTTACTTCCGGTCCTGAAATCGACCTTGAACAGGGAGATGGAGAGATAATGAGGATATGGGAAAAAGCACTATTGAATTCAAACGCTAGCTTTTTTCATATCGTCGAGACAAAAGATGAAATCCAAAAACTTCACGTATTGATCCGTGAAGTCAGAAAGTGGCATTCACCATTGAGTTCAGATTCTTATCGGACGCTTGAAAAAGGTCTGCTTCATTTCAAGCAGCAATTCATTCAAACAGGGTTCAACGCAATCTCTATGGAAATCGACTGTTTTCCGTTATCAGATGAGAGCATGTCGTCCTGGGCGATTCGGATTTATGTTAAAGGAACGGAACAAGAGGAAGAACTACGCGTACCGTTGGATGATCCGAAAGTCATACGTTCCCATATTAAAGGCTGGGTCGATGACCGCTTGAATTATCTGGTCCAGATGGATGACCTCCTTTATAAATCACAGCGTCAGATAAAGGAATTCGGTTCTACTGAAATCACCCTCGATACATTGCGGGCACTGCATGGAAACTTGAGTGTATTAAAATCGATGGAAATCAACTTGACGTTCCCGGCAGGCTGGTCGTTCCGCTCGCTTGAGAATAAAGACGTCAAGGTCACGCTGAATGTGAAAAACAACAGTGATCAGGGCATTGGGTTGAGCAGTCTCCTGGACTTTGATTGGCAGATTGCCATCGGGGATATCCAGATGTCGGTAGAAGACTTTAAAAGGCTTGTGCGGTCGCAGGCTTACATTATCCAACGTGACGATACGTGGATCATGCTGCCGCAATCGAAAATCGATCAGATTTATGATGAAATCAGTGAAATGGAGCCTCTTGTCCGTAATAAAAGCTCGTTTGCTACTCTCGTCGGCGTGGCGTCGAAAAACAATGACTTTGAGTCGGACATCGATTTCCAGATCGATCGGGAAGTCCACGACTATTTGGAAAACTTTTTAGCACCGACAGAGGAAAAGTATGAAATACCTGAGACATTCAACGGAATTCTACGGCCATATCAGAAAAAAGGATTCCAATGGCTCCGTTCTCATCGGGACAGACGAATCGGTGTCTGTCTTGCTGATGATATGGGACTGGGAAAAACAATCCAGGCGATTTCCTATTTGTTGGACAGTGGGCAGGAAGACGGGCCTCATCTGATTGTCTGTCCGACGTCAGTGCTCGGAAATTGGAAACGTGAATTTGAACGGTTTGCGCCTTCATTGAATGTTTCGATCCATCATGGAGCAGACCGTGCACAAGATGAGCTGGCATTCCAACAGTTTTTACATGGGCAAGATGTCATCATTACAAGCTATGCGCTCGTATTGAGGGATCATGACCTTTTCAAAGATTTACAATGGAACACGATGATCTTAGATGAAGCGCAAATGATCAAAAATCCGACGACAAAGCAAAGTAAAATTGTACGTTCTTTGAAGGCCGTCCACAGAATTGCACTGACCGGAACGCCTATGGAAAACCGTTTAGAAGAGCTATGGTCGATTTGTGATTTCCTCAACCCAGGATACTTAGGAAACCGCACATCTTTCAGTCAGCAATTCATCCGGCCAATTGAGAAAGAAGGGAACACCGAACGCGTCGAGGTGCTGAAACGTTTGATTCAACCATTTTTATTAAGAAGATCGAAAATGCAAACCTCGATCGTGGAAGAGCTGCCTGAGAAGACTGAAACGAAAATTCATTGTCAATTGACAAAAGAACAGGCGTCCCTCTATCAAATGGTCGTTGATCAAATCCGTGAAAAATTGCTTAAAGCGACAGGGATGGAACGGAGGGGGACAATCCTTGGCGGTATCACAAGACTCAAGCAGGTTTGCAATCATCCCGCTCTATTGACATGGGAAGAGCCACACGCTGCACATTCCGGAAAGATCACAAAGTTCCTGGATATTTTAAGGGAAGATGTAAAAGAAGAAGAGAAGGCTCTGGTGTTCACCCAGTATGTGAAGATGGGGGAAATGCTTGAGAAGTTGCTCGTAAAAGAAGAACCGGATATTAAAGTGTTCTTTCTACATGGGGGCATTCCCTCGAAAAAAAGAGAGCAGCTTTTAATAAAATTCAGAGAGAACCGCAAAAAATGTGTGTTCATCTTATCGATCAAAGCTGGAGGTGTCGGGTTGAACCTGACGGAGGCAAACCACGTCATCCATCTTGACCGCTGGTGGAATCCCGCAGTTGAGAATCAGGCAACCGACCGTGCTTACCGGATTGGGCAGGAACAGAACGTCCAGGTATACAAAATGATCACACAAGGGACCCTTGAAGAAGGAATCGACAGATTGATCGATCGGAAGTCGGAGCTCACCTCTCAAATTGTAAATCACGAAGATCAATGGGTGACAGAAATGAGCGACAACGAATTCATCGAACTGATCCAGTTGCGGGAGAAGGTGTTGAACTCATGA